In Vanacampus margaritifer isolate UIUO_Vmar chromosome 6, RoL_Vmar_1.0, whole genome shotgun sequence, the DNA window ATTAACCCCAtacaaaatatgaacaaatataaataatatagtaaaaaatttaaatgtaagttaaccattaataataacaaaatgtaaatgaataataaCTGCCTAAAATTAACgacatgaaataaatgaaatcaaaattgaATAATGAAATGGAGTTAGCCTAAGTAACCAACTTTAAACTGatcaataaatatgaaaatattaggtgaaaaaataacaaaaaataatgaaaaccaCGAATATGTGAAAACTTAGCTGAATTTAATTCAACCATTCAAAAATtggaagaataaaaaaacaataaatactgaaattgagtttgcaacaaaacaaattttacaaataatgagtagtgttgttccgataccggtttttggcccccgataccggtTTTTGGCCCCCGATGCCGATTCccatacccagctttgcagtatcggccgatgccgataccataccgatacttaagttttttttttttctcaacatgaaaaagctgtcctgtcattggttcagagcattcaagggccaataggatatcttagctcggcatgtgtcagtgaatgtcgtgcatgagcaagacacaagatgctgcatccaaagtcctatattagtgtaagaatgaatggtatcggcatgttacttgttagtattcaccaataccactgttttaatgcagtatcggggcttctgccgataccagtatcagtatcggaacaacactaataatgAGTAAAGTGCAGTAACTTCTATTTAACCAAACAACTTTTTTATACCTGGAACCAATAACAAATTGACTTATTCAATTGAcagatgctaaaaaaaaaacacaagtacaTTTTTCTTAACTAGTTAAAGTGGAGGAGTTAAGTAAGTGCCTTGGCGTCCTAACCAAAGATGACTCAATGGCTATCcttaaatttacaaaaatatattatttgcaCTGCGAtgggctggcaaccagttcagggtgtgccttGCCTTCTGCCAGAacccagctgggataggcactAGCACCCCCGCGattcttgtgaggacaagcggttaagaaaatggatggatggaaattatTTGCAAATTGGTGAGTTACGTTTTAATTTCTTTCTACTTTTTGTGCATTATTTGACCTATAATGCAGTTAGCACACAGACGAAAGTCCAAAATGCCCATAAAAAGTCCTTTCGCTAGTTTGTCAAATGCGAGGAAGTGTCGGCTAAATTGTTGCTGAAAGATTAGCTGCGTGTCGCGTTCATTGTTGCGCGGATAACAAAAACCCCGTTCAGTGCCAATGAAACACACAATGTGCCGCACGCACACAACAGCAAAACATCCGTTACGGAGTCACACCGGAACGCTTTGATGGGACTTTTGCGACCGGCTGCACATTTTTTACTGCCCCGGCCGGCCGCTGCATATTCCAATAATACAATTGAAGGCGGCCTGCTTGAATGTTACAAGAAGATGTTAAATCATTGGGAGACAgcacagttgaaaaaaaagttgcccttTCATGCGATAAATTTGTttgttgcaaagacattttgcaagcttgcaaatgtcacgtgtacaaactcaaaacaggtgagccgtgactgGTCGTTATCTGAGatcttaggcactgtgatgtcattttcagtgggcagcaagtggcacaatgccgagatggataaaaacgtgaTTTTGCCGTTTAACTAATTtgaacccaaaaacgtgtaataCGTTCTAGTTTAAATAGTACCATGCTCCTAAAGAcgaatttatacatttttatgctagagcatacagaaggtttttatgcagcctctgaactgaagagaatgcatgaagcaattgtagttattacaaaaaaagagtataagagatcaaccagggccatgttgcaaaaggctctttcccccagtgttttgaacagatttttgaataatgatgaaacttagctatattctaatgctaattgctgcaaaacggaaatagatacaaatatactttttttcctgataaaagaagagactctaatctttcttttggtaggttctgtgtttttatagcaatagaacagaatatactgtgggccttgcaaaattagtcaaaatccagtaaaacagccgcgagcaaaaggggttgcttcagtgaaaatggctgggagtgaatgagttaattcatattccacaaacgcaatattaatcagaatgccatgtttaggcTAGCAAAGGCACATACAGTAGGCCCTGTGGCAtcaaggaccaaaactgccaaaattaaaataaacaaataaatacatgattaaaagtgaaaataaaaatagatgtaaaaaattgaattcaaaattaaataccCAAACTTGCTCACTcaaccaatgaaaggcagtttgcaatggcagagtccaacccaagacttgcttaggaccgccccctcatttgaataacatttcatcctgcggctgcagcatgaaataaataaatgtgagagcagagtgtttttattgattgattgatatttatttctatttaaatatttatttttgtatttatttccaatgtattttttgtttttgaatctcattgtttatttttgtatttatttttacttttatttatttatggatatatagagtatatacattgtttttatttccatttatatttattttttgtatttaatttttgaattaatattcggggggggggggggggggatgggtcacttttattttggcagttttggtcctccatactgtGTTTACTGCACAATGTTGCATAAGAGACAAATACGAGTAAATAAGAACATGAATGCATTCACTGCCAAAGTCAAAAGTCCTTACGAAGTTTTGCAGCAGGGCTCCCGGGGCGGCCATGGCGCCAGCGGTGGCCGTGGTACCCACGGCGCCTCCAGCAGACATGGACCCTGCTCCTCCAGCTCCAGCAGTCCCCTTGGGGCCCACTGCTCCTGGTCCCGCTGTTTTAGCCCCTCCAGCAGCGCCTGGTCCACCCtcacccgccgccgccgctgccgccgcctgCACAAGAGCCATCTCTTCGGGCAGCCTCACGTCGCCGACACCCAGCGCTTCATCCTTGTACTTGCGCACAAactgttgcatttttttaacttcGGCCGGGCTCAGCTCGTGGCACTTGTCCGGGTCCTGGTCGTGCTCGGGCAGCTGGCGGGCCATCTGTTGGCGGCGGTAGGCGGCGCCTTCCGTGCCCGCCACGGGCCGCTTCTCGGGCGGGAGCAGCTCGATGTAGCGTACCGCCTGTAAAGGGAagcaaaaaaatggaccaatcaaGAACGAGGGAAGGGAAAATATTTGGGATTAAGATATGACCGTAGACCAAACCACCAGCACGGCACATTCAgacctttgcaaaaataaaaataaagcataatTGCATCTTTGAATTTCTACCCATAATGAAAACTGGTTTGACATCACCTCATTTAAAAGTTGTAGTAAGTTGTTGATATAATTACATAATATACTATAGCTAGTTGGAagggttttgttgttgttacctgaCTGAACTTTGGCGTCCTCTAGTGTTTGCTGGCGATTACTGCCAGCATGaaaaaaacgggtttaaaataattgctgatgtaagaaaatataaaaacacagtttaaagataaaaacacattaaataaaaaaagtgaaatcacTTTAACACATTAAATAACTAGAGTTTTACAGTTAAATGAAATTGTGAAATTTAGTATACAATTAAAGCTAtggctattttaaatatatttaatattaatataaataattacacAACATTATAtgtagaataaaaaatacaacaatttaacatgcatatcgtcgctgctatgtgaaaaacacatatccatttttttccttcatttttaagtttttggggtgaaactgaatgcaaaaacctaaaaagaaaaaaaatgaacataagtgtttttcacatagtagcgctgatatacaaaaaaataatgaaatacacatacacacaaaataaactaaaattacaactaaaaaacaaaaataatcacaaatacTGTATCTCTAATCGGGTGGACATTAAActgaatcatttttatttaattgggagaattaaccaattaattattattttacttgtttGTGATtacttatatttatatttactgtacattattaCAGATTATGTGTAGAGCAGAATAATGTTGTCAGAGGTCTGCGTGGGTGTTGTTTTCTTTCAAAAGCAGCCAGTTGAGAATGCACTCCAATTATCAGCCAATCAAATTCTTAATAATCAATAGCTAGATTTTTATGCCCCTCTCTCAAGCGCACACATAATCAAACTTACCACATATTTGTTAGCCACAGGAGGCGCCCACTCATACGTGACAGACTTGAGAGGCGTTCCTTTGGTGACCGGCACCACGTTGGCTGTGGTGGAACCGACGGAAACGCTCGCCGCGTTCGCCTTGACGGGGGTGACGCCAGCCGGCCGGGCCTGGACGGCGCCTGGCGCCGTACTTCCTGAGGTTGCCTGGACGCCGCTGGACGCTGTACCTCCAGAGGCCGCAACAGGTGGGACTGAACCTGCAGCCGCAGTGGTGGTGTGAGGTACGGATGCGTTGGCGGAGGCAGGAAACACTGTGTGGGCGGTGCCCGGCAACACGGTGTGGGCCGTGGCGGGGCCGCCTAGCGTGATGGTGACAGCGTTGCCGCGATACGTGGGGACACCGTCTGTCTTCAGTTTGGCGATGAGGCCGGTGTACTTGGTGTCCTCAAAGAGCTTCCCCACCTGCAAGGACATCCGGGACAATCAAAAAAGTCACAGGAGGGCACTTGAGGAAAAGACCAAAGAAACAatagggggaagggggggggggggtgggggggggctattCAATTCATAAAGAAATGTGTAGCAGGACCAATTGAAACAAAATTGAGAAATGTAGTTACTCAAATATAaccactgtttaaaaaaaaaaaattaaaactgttcatttaaattcattttaaaatgcaaaaataacaaaaatgtttttcaaaaaaaacattttcttaaatgtgaataaattaaactgattcaataatgacatttttttaatggaaatttaaaaacagacatttactgtaaatacatttttaaacattttacacattttaaaaatgtttttttaaaaaaaaaaattaaaaaacaaaaagctaaaacatttttgaaaaattaacaaaattaaaggattaattaactttttaaaatgtggaaaaaataaatttacctAATTccataaaaaaagttaaatagtaaataagtaaacacatttctttaggaaaaaaataactaataccAATAACATTCTTTGAAAcattcataatattaaaaaaataataataatcaaatgtaatcaattataTTAATAAAAGTGACTTGGCGTttgcaaattgatttttttattctaaaatgATTAATCAGCTCACAttttaatgtggaaaaaaaatagtattccGCAGAgtaaaagttaaatataacCATAGAAtcgtgaaaaacaaaaacaaattattatatcATTCATAAGGACATAAGATCTACAAACAATTTgtgaaacacattttaaaaacatgaaaaataaacacaactaaacaatcttaaatttgatttgaaaaacaattaGGTAAacccatttttgaaaatgtgaaaaaaattgaataaataattaaatggatTTACTCAAAGTTAACAAAATGAAACACAtagaaagtaaacaaaaaag includes these proteins:
- the tes gene encoding testin; translated protein: MEIEKEVKKMTLGHEFGAGAACLKCKDKCEGFELHFWRKICRNCKCGLAEHNVQMNSEENKKVGKLFEDTKYTGLIAKLKTDGVPTYRGNAVTITLGGPATAHTVLPGTAHTVFPASANASVPHTTTAAAGSVPPVAASGGTASSGVQATSGSTAPGAVQARPAGVTPVKANAASVSVGSTTANVVPVTKGTPLKSVTYEWAPPVANKYVAVRYIELLPPEKRPVAGTEGAAYRRQQMARQLPEHDQDPDKCHELSPAEVKKMQQFVRKYKDEALGVGDVRLPEEMALVQAAAAAAAGEGGPGAAGGAKTAGPGAVGPKGTAGAGGAGSMSAGGAVGTTATAGAMAAPGALLQNFSCRHCNQPMRVGDPAVYAERAGYDKLWHPACFVCCTCDELLVDMIYFWKRGKLYCGRHYGDSEKPRCGGCDELIFSNEYTQAEGQNWHLKHFCCFDCDLVLAGETYVMEQDKPVCTPCYMKNYAVKCSGCGEAVDPEAQRVSYGEHHWHAAPQCFKCSGCAKVLMGQRFMAAQGRLFCSVECKKNAPA